A window from Akkermansia muciniphila encodes these proteins:
- a CDS encoding EpsG family protein, producing MLALILYMGARPVSGEFGDTINYAAEFQTLQEGEAGNWKAQLTGMKGEWLFAVILHAWVQHGNVHDYFLTCAAVYVGALALASYRIFGARWFIPFLVACAMFTFWVYGVNGIRNGMAASVMILGLTFRKNLKMLLLFTVLAVSLHKSMMLLAAAGALAWFVTDTRYYVAAWLCCILAVILAGPAIGEMIASSGFFDDPRLTLYINQADELKASSALFSSVGFRWDFLIYSALPIISGCYFLFREEYRDVMYTWLLNIYIAANAFWILCMYAAFSNRFAQLSWFLMGFVFIYPFFKQRFWADQEKKLACFIPAIYVFTFYMNIYNA from the coding sequence GTGCTCGCCCTGATCCTGTACATGGGCGCGCGGCCCGTAAGCGGTGAGTTTGGAGACACCATTAATTACGCCGCGGAATTCCAGACCCTTCAGGAAGGGGAGGCCGGGAACTGGAAAGCCCAGCTGACGGGCATGAAGGGGGAATGGCTGTTTGCCGTCATCCTGCATGCCTGGGTGCAGCATGGTAACGTGCATGACTACTTCCTGACCTGCGCCGCGGTGTACGTGGGGGCGCTGGCGTTGGCCAGCTACAGGATTTTCGGCGCCAGGTGGTTCATTCCGTTCCTGGTTGCGTGCGCCATGTTCACCTTCTGGGTGTATGGCGTCAACGGCATCCGCAACGGCATGGCCGCTTCCGTGATGATTCTGGGCCTTACATTCCGGAAAAACCTCAAGATGCTGCTGCTGTTCACCGTGCTTGCCGTCAGCCTGCACAAGTCCATGATGCTGCTGGCCGCCGCAGGCGCGCTGGCCTGGTTTGTGACGGATACGCGGTATTACGTGGCGGCGTGGCTGTGCTGCATCCTCGCCGTCATTCTGGCCGGGCCCGCCATTGGGGAAATGATCGCCTCCTCCGGCTTTTTCGATGATCCGCGCCTGACCCTTTACATCAACCAGGCTGATGAACTGAAGGCTTCCTCCGCCTTGTTCAGCAGTGTCGGTTTCCGCTGGGATTTCCTGATTTACAGCGCTCTGCCCATCATCTCGGGCTGTTACTTCCTGTTCAGGGAGGAGTACCGGGACGTGATGTACACGTGGCTGCTGAACATTTACATTGCGGCCAATGCGTTCTGGATTCTCTGCATGTACGCGGCATTCAGCAACAGGTTCGCGCAGCTCTCCTGGTTCCTGATGGGCTTTGTCTTCATCTATCCCTTTTTCAAGCAAAGGTTCTGGGCTGACCAGGAAAAGAAACTGGCCTGCTTTATCCCGGCGATCTACGTCTTCACCTTTTACATGAATATTTACAACGCATGA
- a CDS encoding glycosyltransferase, translated as MQPHLHPAPETPLVSIIVPVYNLETCVSACLDSLLAQTWLPLEIILVNDGSTDGTARILNAYAERHPGIRVITQANAGVDAARYAGMDAATGEYVMFVDGDDAIFPDSVEAMVQMAVRERADIVIGDYVRHLDRFGLFRRKDGHIPHSRVVEREEFLSSYYSGFFGMDRHGLFYTYGKMCIKLYRREFLLDNRPAPSGLRYAEDQLFNLQVFPAAERIAVLAREVYIYKFGGVTGNLSLSLFDDMLLLHSTKLTMTDREDWKKSELGAFLNNVRSFLATLAVSGELTARSMPEALEKLNGSAIWRQALEVHPSLNDPFFSAMRRNDAAAAYGELSRHTILKKTAYRLRRAILKLVR; from the coding sequence ATGCAGCCCCACCTTCACCCCGCGCCGGAAACTCCCCTCGTCAGCATCATCGTCCCCGTGTACAACCTGGAAACGTGCGTTTCCGCCTGCCTGGACAGCCTGCTGGCCCAGACCTGGCTGCCGCTGGAAATTATTCTGGTCAATGACGGTTCCACGGACGGGACGGCGCGCATCCTGAACGCTTACGCGGAACGGCACCCCGGCATCAGGGTCATCACCCAGGCCAACGCGGGGGTGGACGCCGCCCGTTATGCCGGCATGGACGCGGCCACGGGGGAATATGTCATGTTCGTGGACGGGGATGACGCCATTTTTCCGGACAGCGTAGAGGCCATGGTTCAAATGGCCGTCCGGGAACGGGCGGACATCGTCATCGGGGACTACGTGCGCCACCTGGACCGCTTCGGCCTTTTCCGCCGGAAAGACGGCCATATACCGCATAGCCGGGTGGTGGAAAGGGAGGAGTTCCTTTCCTCCTACTATTCCGGCTTCTTCGGCATGGACCGCCATGGCCTCTTCTACACGTACGGGAAAATGTGCATCAAGCTTTACAGAAGGGAATTCCTGCTGGACAACCGCCCGGCCCCAAGCGGGCTGAGGTATGCGGAAGACCAGCTGTTCAACCTTCAGGTCTTTCCCGCTGCGGAACGGATAGCCGTGCTGGCAAGGGAGGTGTATATCTATAAATTCGGAGGAGTGACGGGCAACCTGTCCCTCTCCCTGTTTGACGACATGCTGCTCCTTCATTCCACAAAACTGACCATGACGGACCGGGAAGACTGGAAAAAAAGCGAGCTGGGAGCCTTCCTGAACAACGTCCGCAGTTTTCTGGCTACTCTGGCGGTTTCCGGAGAGCTGACGGCCCGCAGCATGCCGGAGGCGCTTGAAAAACTGAACGGCAGCGCCATCTGGCGCCAGGCGCTTGAGGTCCATCCGTCCCTCAATGACCCCTTTTTCTCCGCCATGCGCCGGAATGACGCCGCTGCGGCCTATGGGGAGCTCAGCCGCCATACCATCCTGAAAAAAACCGCCTACCGGCTGCGCAGGGCCATCCTGAAGCTGGTGCGCTGA
- a CDS encoding amino acid ABC transporter permease: MKDSFDVNFMQEGRWRYLANGFLVTLEVSFFSVLLGILMGFVVAVIRATHDKTGGLRFLNALCKLYLTVIRGTPVVVQLLIIYFVIFGTVDVSKVLVAVVAFGFNSGAYVAEIIRGGIMSIDKGQFEAGRSLGLGYSQTMVFIILPQAFKNVLPALGNEFIVLLKETSVSGYIALQDLTKGGDIIRSQTYTAFMPLTAVALIYLSVVMLFSWLLGKLERRLKNNE; this comes from the coding sequence ATGAAGGACTCCTTTGACGTCAACTTCATGCAGGAAGGGCGCTGGAGATACCTGGCCAACGGCTTCCTGGTGACGCTGGAGGTCTCCTTCTTCTCCGTCCTTCTGGGCATCCTGATGGGCTTTGTGGTGGCCGTTATCCGCGCCACGCATGACAAGACGGGCGGCCTGCGCTTCCTGAACGCCCTCTGCAAGCTGTACCTGACGGTCATCCGCGGCACCCCGGTGGTGGTGCAATTGCTGATCATCTACTTTGTGATCTTCGGCACGGTGGACGTCAGCAAGGTGCTGGTGGCCGTGGTGGCCTTCGGCTTCAACTCCGGAGCCTACGTGGCGGAAATCATCCGCGGCGGCATCATGTCCATTGACAAGGGACAGTTTGAAGCCGGGCGCAGCCTGGGCCTGGGCTACTCCCAGACCATGGTTTTCATCATCCTGCCCCAGGCCTTTAAAAACGTGCTTCCCGCGCTGGGGAACGAGTTCATCGTGCTGCTGAAGGAAACCAGCGTCTCCGGCTACATCGCCCTCCAGGACCTGACCAAGGGCGGGGACATCATCCGCAGCCAGACTTACACCGCCTTCATGCCCCTGACGGCCGTAGCCCTGATTTACCTCTCCGTGGTCATGCTGTTCAGCTGGCTGCTCGGCAAACTGGAAAGGAGACTGAAAAACAATGAATGA
- a CDS encoding amino acid ABC transporter ATP-binding protein — translation MNEEPGNAPMFQISHLVKEFNTVHAVNDVTTQIRQGEVVFIVGPSGSGKSTFLRCLNLLEEPTSGEIRFKGELITAPHADVNKFRQHVGMVFQHFNLFPHLTILENITIAPVKTGRSTRKEAVEQAETLLRRIGLYDKRNSYPLQLSGGQKQRIAIVRALVMNPDAILFDEPTSALDPEMVGEVLSLMKDLAQGGLTMVVVTHEIGFAREVASRILFMDKGKIVEEGPPAQLIDHPSNPRLKEFFSKVL, via the coding sequence ATGAATGAAGAGCCCGGAAACGCGCCCATGTTCCAGATCAGCCATCTGGTGAAGGAATTCAACACCGTGCACGCGGTGAATGACGTTACCACGCAGATCCGCCAGGGGGAGGTGGTCTTCATCGTGGGGCCCTCCGGCTCCGGAAAAAGCACCTTCCTGCGCTGCCTGAACCTGCTGGAGGAACCTACTTCCGGAGAAATCCGCTTTAAGGGGGAACTGATTACGGCCCCCCATGCGGACGTCAACAAATTCCGCCAGCACGTGGGCATGGTCTTCCAGCACTTCAACCTGTTTCCGCACCTGACCATTCTGGAAAACATCACCATCGCCCCCGTTAAAACGGGACGCTCCACCAGGAAGGAAGCCGTGGAACAGGCGGAAACCCTGCTCCGGCGCATCGGCCTGTACGACAAGCGGAACTCCTATCCCCTCCAGCTTTCCGGGGGGCAGAAGCAGCGCATCGCCATCGTGCGCGCGCTGGTCATGAATCCGGACGCCATCCTTTTTGATGAACCGACGTCCGCCCTGGATCCGGAAATGGTGGGGGAAGTGCTTTCCCTGATGAAGGACCTGGCCCAGGGAGGCCTGACCATGGTGGTGGTCACCCATGAAATAGGCTTCGCGCGCGAGGTGGCCTCCCGCATCCTGTTCATGGACAAGGGAAAAATCGTGGAGGAGGGGCCTCCGGCCCAGCTCATTGACCATCCCTCCAACCCCAGGCTGAAGGAATTCTTCTCCAAGGTGCTCTGA